The following coding sequences are from one Shewanella putrefaciens window:
- a CDS encoding HP1 family phage holin — translation MSNPYINDVTTQKSLTFSAYMSSLMSTIGGALTLNEIAILIGIFFALITMLANVFYQDLRSRREQRQADKDEQRKQELHRAEMQLKAALLKQVDEHNGTHSNTRDSACSAE, via the coding sequence ATGAGCAATCCCTACATCAATGATGTTACCACGCAAAAGTCGCTGACATTTAGCGCCTATATGTCGTCACTCATGAGCACAATCGGAGGTGCGTTGACGTTGAATGAAATCGCCATTTTGATCGGGATCTTCTTCGCGCTCATCACCATGTTAGCCAACGTTTTTTATCAGGATTTGCGCAGCCGCCGTGAACAACGTCAAGCCGATAAAGACGAACAGCGCAAACAAGAACTTCATCGTGCTGAGATGCAACTTAAAGCGGCATTGTTAAAACAGGTAGATGAACATAATGGCACGCATTCAAATACAAGAGACAGCGCCTGTTCTGCTGAATAA
- the lysC gene encoding Rz1-like lysis system protein LysC, translating into MMFSGCSNTPPIVRTVVTKQTQYVLLPKELISQCLPAECDLLHNKGENADLADCLTQQLSVIKKCDTDWQTLEKWRTEKQHEQSLHQ; encoded by the coding sequence ATGATGTTCAGCGGCTGCTCAAACACGCCGCCTATTGTGCGCACCGTAGTCACCAAGCAGACCCAATATGTGCTGCTACCGAAAGAGTTGATCAGCCAGTGCTTACCCGCCGAATGTGACCTTTTACACAACAAGGGCGAAAACGCCGACCTAGCAGATTGCCTAACACAACAGCTATCAGTCATCAAAAAATGCGATACCGATTGGCAAACCCTCGAAAAATGGCGAACGGAAAAACAGCATGAGCAATCCCTACATCAATGA